The DNA window ACAAAGAGCGAAAACACGAATTGATGGATGTTAAGCATTCACTTGCTGTTGCGGCACTTCCGTTAATTAAAGACGGACAAGTGCTGCTGATGGACGGAAGTACAACAAATATTCAGCTCGTCAAAGCTTTTCCAAAGAATTTAAACGTTACGGTCATTACAAACAGTCCGTTAATTACCGTTGCACTAGCAGAACATGCTTTTGTAGAAGTTGTTTCTCTTGGAGGAACGTTTCGAAAAGAATCAATGGTCACAGTAGGACAAAGCGTGGTTGATACGCTTAAGCAAATTCGAGCGGATCTTTGTTTTTTAGGTGTGTACGCAATTGATCCTAAAATCGGCATGAGCATTCCGCTGCTTGAAGAAATGCACATCAAAAGCCAAATGATAAAAAGTGCGAGTGAAGTAGCGGCTATTGTGACAGCTAAAAAGCTCAATACGTCTTCAACATACACGTTCAGTTCAGCCAACTCACTAGATTGGCTGATTACAGAAGAACATGTGAACGAAACCGTGTTAAATGCTTACCGCGAAATTGGCATCGAAGTTATCACAAACAAATAGTAGTTTTGGTAAGGAAGTATATGGTAATGTAGAGTAAAAAGGAGCTTAAGCCATGAGTGAACAAGTAGATGTTGCACATGAATTAGCGAAGCTTCAGCAAAGAGTCGAACACCTAGAGAAAAGAGTGGAAAAAGCAGAGTTCAAGCAAAGCGCTTTGCGGCCATTAGGGGAAGCCATACGATCGATTTTAATTGGACTATTCATTGTAGGACCTGTAGCAGCAGTCATTATTGGCGTTCTATCGGCACTATCAGGAAAATAAAAGACCCGTTTCTTTATCGAAACGGGTTTTTTATATTATTTTTTTCTGAAGCAGAGCGAAACTTGGTGCTGACAAAAATAATAATGGCTAACAGAATAACAATTGGCAGCCAAATAATTTCAAATTTATAAGCAGGCTCTGCAAGTGCGGCGATAACAGCTCCAAAGCAGTAAAATACAAGAGACAACGCGCGGAGAATCGCATCGGTTGTAAACGTTTTACGGTAGCGAGAGCTGCGCAAACGCGCCGTTACGTCTTCAAAGAAATTAGCAAGCGTCCCCGTTAATACGGTTGTTGAAATTCCGGCTACGCCAAGCTTTCGAGCAGCCGTTGTTTGAAGGCCCATTGCTGAGCTTAATAAGAAAATAAACAAGTAAGTTAAGTGTAAAGAAGGAGAAAACGAAGATAAAAGTGCAAAAACAAGTAAAATCAATCCTTCAATTCCAAGCGCGATTGTTACGGCTTTAGGCCAAAACGTTTTTTCTTTGTTTCCCACAAGGATCGCAGCGCCTACAACTCCTACAATAAAACCTCCTAAAGCTGTCAGGGAGTGAAAAACAGTGGTTTCAAGGGAGTTTCCGATTGCTAATCCAAGCAGGACGATATTTCCAGTCAT is part of the Priestia aryabhattai genome and encodes:
- a CDS encoding DeoR/GlpR family DNA-binding transcription regulator, which encodes MLKQERRKQIMNLLEKEGRIVATTLSQTLNVSEDTIRRDLREMDALGLLQRVHGGALPRSTSAVDYKERKHELMDVKHSLAVAALPLIKDGQVLLMDGSTTNIQLVKAFPKNLNVTVITNSPLITVALAEHAFVEVVSLGGTFRKESMVTVGQSVVDTLKQIRADLCFLGVYAIDPKIGMSIPLLEEMHIKSQMIKSASEVAAIVTAKKLNTSSTYTFSSANSLDWLITEEHVNETVLNAYREIGIEVITNK
- a CDS encoding YoaK family protein; the encoded protein is MRNSTYRNIILLVLCVTAGIVDVIGYLSLGHIFTANMTGNIVLLGLAIGNSLETTVFHSLTALGGFIVGVVGAAILVGNKEKTFWPKAVTIALGIEGLILLVFALLSSFSPSLHLTYLFIFLLSSAMGLQTTAARKLGVAGISTTVLTGTLANFFEDVTARLRSSRYRKTFTTDAILRALSLVFYCFGAVIAALAEPAYKFEIIWLPIVILLAIIIFVSTKFRSASEKNNIKNPFR